ACAGTGCACCATTACCTGCTGCGTGCCACGGGCGGGGAGCTCACCATTGAAAACGATCCTGACCATGAAGCCGTGGATGTGGCGTGGGTGCCCATCCGGGAACTCGCACGGAAGCTGTCCTTTCCCAATGAGCGCCGCATCGCGGACCTTGCCCGGGACGTCCTCCCCGAACACCTCTAAGGCCTTCGCCGCAGGCCAGGGCCGGCCGATGCTCTGGAGCGGGACGCTCCGGTGCCTAACAAACAGCGTCCGGGTGAGACGATGAACTCGATGTCAGCTTCCAATCCTCCCTCCAATAGCGCAAGCCGCACGGGTTCCACCGGACCGGCAGCCGGACCGGGTGTTCCTGCCGAACCAATCGTGCCTGCCGAACCGAGTGTTCCTGCGGAACCGAAAGTGCCCGCCGGCGCGAGCGAAACCCGCTCCAGCGCCATCATGGCGGCCGGCACCCTGGTTTCGCGCTTCCTCGGCTTCGGCAAGACCTGGATGCTGGGTGCCGCCCTGGGCCTCGGCTCCACGGTCAATGACACGTTCATCAACGCGAACAACCTGCCCAACCTGATCTTCCTGCTGGTGGCCGGAGGCGTGTTCAACGCCGTGCTGGTGCCGCAGATCATCAAGGCAAGCAAGGCCCCCGACAGGGGAGCGGACTACATCAGCCGGCTGCTGACGCTGGCCGTGCTCCTGCTTCTGGGCCTGACGGCCCTGGTCACGCTCGCCGCGCCCTGGGTCATTGAGCTGACCACCCAGGGCTACTCACCCCAGCAGCAGGCCCTCGCGGTGTCCTTTGCCTTCTGGTGCCTGCCGCAGATCTTCTTCTACGGCCTGTACGCCCTGCTCACGCAGGTCCTCAACGCCAACGGCGCCTTCGGGCCGGCCATGTGGGCGCCCATCCTGAACAACGTGGTGGGCATCGCCGGGCTGGGCATGTTCATCTGGATCTTCGGCCAGAACGCCGTCAACCCGCATAACCTCGACACCTGGACTTCCACCCAGACCCTGCTCGTGGCAGGGTTCTCCACCATCGGGGTGATCGCCCAGACCGCCATCCTGCTGGTCCCGGTCTTCCGCCTGAAACTTGGCCTCCGGCCGAAATTCGGGTGGCGCGGAGTGGGGCTCGGCCAGGCAGCAAAGCTGAGTGTCTGGACACTCCTGACCGCCGCCGTCGGGCAGTTGGCCTTCCTGTATGTCATGCGTATCGCCACCATTCCCGGTGCCGAGCGCCTGCGGCTGAAGGAGGCGGGGGACCCGGCCGCCCAGATGCTGCCCGGCAACGCCGTGCTCGAGGTGGCCAGCCAGCTGTATCTGCTGCCGCACTCGATCATTGCGCTTTCGCTCGCCACGGTCCTTTTCAACCGGATGACCCGCGCCTCCCAGGACGGCAACCGCAACGAACTGCGCGATGCGCTTTCGCACGGGCTCCGCACCATGGCCGTAGCCACGGTCTTTGGTGCACTGGCGCTCTTTGCCTTGGCCGGACCGCTGGGCATGTTCTTCTCCGGCGGACTCCGGCAGGACGGGGTCATGCTGGCCCAGACGCTCACCATCCTGGCGCTGAGCACTCCGTTCATGAGCGCAAACTTCATGATGTCGCGCGTTTTCTACGCCAACGAGGATGCCCGCACCCCGTTCTACGTCCAGCTCCTGCTGGCGGTGGTCTACGTGGCAGGCGCCTTTGCCATCCAGTTCATGCCCGTGGGCCAGATCATCTACGCGATCGCCATCCTCTACATGGTGGGCAACATCCTCTCCGTGGTCATCAGCGCCTACTTCCTGCGCCGGCTGCTCGGCCACCTCGACGGTCCGCGCATCGCCAACTCCTACATCCGGATGGGCTATGCAGCGCTCGGCTCGGCTGTTGCCGGTGCCGGCGCCCTCTGGCTGATGGGCAGCTACAGCGCAGACGGCTTTGCCTGGAGCGACCGGATCGCCGCCCTGGTGACCCTGATCGTGGTCGGACCCATCATGCTGGTGGTCTACGTCTTCCTGCTGAAGATCTTCCACGTCTCCGAACTCCGCGATCTGCTGCGTCCCCTGCTCGGGCGGCTGGGGCGCGGCGGAACCGGACCGTCGGACACAACGGGGGGCACGCCGTCGTCGTCCGCTTCCGGTTCCGGTTCCGGTTCCGGTTCCGGTGCGGAACGTCCGACGCCGGAACGCGCCACGGTCTCGGTGGATACCGGTCTCATTCCGCGCATCTCGGGCGAATTCGACGCCACCTCGTTCCGCGCGGGGCCGGCACCCGAACGCCAGGCACCTGCGGCCCGCACGGCGGTCTCCCCGGAACAGGGCACCGAACCCTCAGGTGAATATCTGCCGGCCGAAGACGTTCCCGCCACCGCACGCGGCGGCCTGCTGCGCGAAGAGATTCCGCTACCCGGCCGGCGCACCTTCCAGGGGCAGCCCGGCAGGAACCCGCATTTCAGGCCCCGCCGGCCCCGTAAAAAGTAATCTCAGCGGCGTCACCGGCTGCCTGTCGCCCGCGGCGGCCATGGCCAATCGGCTAGGATCGAACCTGAACAGGGGTATTTGCGGCCAGGTGTAATCCGGCTAGCCGGCCGGCGTTTGTCCGGCTCCGGCCGGCAATGGATTCGTCGACGCCACCAATGCCCGGACAGCCTAGGAGGAACACGTGTCCCACCCGATCGACGTTGGATCAGTACTCGGCGGCCGCTACAAGGTCACTGCCACGGTACTGACCTCACACGACCAGGATCTGGTGCTGGACGGGGTGGACCAGGTGCTCAACCGTCCGGTCAGCATTCTGGTCGCCGGCCCGGACAACACCGAGCAGGTGGCCCAAAGTGCCCGCGAGGTGGCTACCGGTGAGCGTCCCGGCAGTGTGCAGGTCCTTGACCTCGGCGTCACCGAAGCAGCCACGTACCTCATTACCAACCACACGTCCGCGGCGGATCTGCTCGACCTCGTGGTTGCCTCTGATGCCCCCTACGTTGAACCGTTTTTCACGGACACCCTGGGCAGCGAAATTTTCGGCCAGCCACGGTCGCATGAGCCCGAGCCTTATGACGACGAAGAAAATGTCGACGCCGGCTACATCAATTACGCGGACACTCACCCCCCGCAGGTGGACCCTTACCGGTCGGCACCCAACGTCCCGCCCGTAGTTCCGGCCCGGCCCCCGATTCGGCCGGCCACACGCCCTGCTGCCGGCGCCCCGCGTGGCGCCGGGCCTGCCGCAGGTTCGGCTGGTGCGGCTGCGGCGGGCGCGGCTGGGGCGGCTGCCGGCATTGCCGGTGGTGCGGCCGCTTCGCGCCAGCAGGAAACGGCTCCGCAGCAGGTCCAGCCCGCCGACCAGCAGCCTATTTCCGGGACGGGACGTGGAACCGGCACGGGTGTTGTGCCCCGGGCCGGCGCTACAGGCGGCCAGCCGGACCACCGGACCGGGGCGGACAAACCAAAGGTTTCGCTGTGGTCCGAGGACGACTATTCCGCCGAAGACCAGGACACCGGCCAAGGCGATGCCGTGAAGCCCGAGCCCACAAAACAGTCCAACCGTTCGGCTGTGGCCTTCCCGTCGCTGGCCCGTAAAACCGCTCCGGCGGCTGCCGCGGTACCCCCCACTGACGATTCCAGCGACTACTACGAAGATGATGAGCCGGAGCGAGAGCCCCGGTCCATGCGGTGGCTCGTGGGCGGCCTGCTTGCAGTGGTATTGATCGCGGGGCTGGTGTTCGCCCTCACCAATCTGGGCAGCCTCTTCAACGGAGGCCCCCAGGCCAACCCGTCACCCGTAGCCACCGGGACCCCGGCTCCTGATACGGGCACCCCGACTCCGAACGCCAGTTCCTCAGCACCGCCGGCGGTGCCGCCTGCGATCGAGAACATCACCCGCCAGGGTAATTTCGATTTCGCAGCCACCTACGATGTGGATCTTGTGAAGGCATTTGATGGCAACGCTGCCAGCTACTGGTCCGACATGGAGTTTGCCACGGAAGCCTGGGGCGGACTCGCCCCCGACGGCGTGCCGTTGTTCGTGAAGTTGAAGAGCCCGGCAACGGTTTCATCCGTCACGCTGACCCAGCTCGGAGCATCCGGCGGCAACCTCAGTGTCTACACGAACGATCGTCCGTCGCTGGACGGTGCCAAACTGGTGGGAACCAACAGCTTCACCTCCACCGACCTGACCATGCCCCTGGCCGAACCGGTCAAGGCGCAGTATGTAATTGTTTCCATCAAGACGCTACCCAGGCTGGCTGCACCGAAGACCCGCTACGGCTACGGGATCCGATTGGCGGAAATCAAGGTTCAATAGCGGAACCGCGGGCCGTTGCCTGCACCACCCGGTCCGGCCCTGGGGTCGCGGCCCGGAATGCGGTCGCGGAATATTCACCACCAACATTCAGTTGTGCCATGTGGCCGGTCAGGAAATCCGGCGCATCGACTAAGGAAGAGGTTCACCGTTCAGTGAGCAACGCAGAAAACACCGCGTCCGAAGTACGTGATGTCATCATCGTCGGCTCGGGCCCGGCTGGATACACGGCCGCTGTCTATACCGCACGGGCCAACCTGAAGCCCCTTCTGCTCGCGGGCTCAGTGACCGCCGGCGGCGAGCTGATGAACACTACCGATGTCGAAAACTACCCGGGCTTCCCGGAGGGAATCATGGGGCCGGACCTCATGGAGAACTTCGAGAAGCAGGCGGCCCGGTTCGGGACCGAGATCCAGTTTGAGGACGTCACCGCGCTGGATCTCGAGGGTGACATCAAGACCGTCACCATCGGCACAGGCGAAACGTTCCAGGCACGGGCCATCATCCTGTCCACCGGCTCCGCTTACCGGGAGCTGGGGCTCCCCAACGAAAAGCGCCTCTCCGGGCACGGCGTTAGCTGGTGCGCAACCTGCGACGGTTTCTTTTTCAAAGGTCAGGACATCGCTGTCATTGGTGGGGGAGACTCCGCCATGGAGGAGGCGCTCTTCCTTACGAAGTTCGCCAAGTCCGTGACCGTTGTGCACCGCCGCGACTCGCTCAAGGCTTCTAAGATCATGGCTGACCGCGCACTGGCTCACGAGAAGATTTCGTTCATCTGGAACAGCACCGTGGACGACGTCGTCGGCCAGGACAAGGTCACCGGCCTCAAGATCAAGAACCTGCAGGACGGCACCGTGACGGACCTCGCCGTCACCGGCGTGTTTGTCGCGATCGGAAACGATCCGCGGACCGACCTCGTCAAAGACACCCTGAAGATCACGGCGGAGGGCACCATTGCGGTGGACGGCCGGAGCTCCAGGACAAGCATCCCGGGCGTCTTCGCCGCCGGCGACGTTGTGGACCCCACCTACCGTCAGGCCATCACCGCGTCAGGGTCCGGCTGTGTCGCAGCCATCGACGTGGAGCACTACCTCGCAGACCTGCACGCGTAACACGCGGCACCGCACACGAAGAGAGAGACAAACGCTATGAGCAACGCAAAAGACGTAACAGACGCAAGCTTCAGCACAGATGTCCTGTCAGCCGAAAAGCCGGTAATTGTGGACTTCTGGGCTGAATGGTGCGGCCCGTGCCGGAAGCTGGGACCGATCCTCGATGAGATCTCGGTTGAGTACAGCGAGAAGGTCGACGTTGTCAAAGTCAACGTCGATGACAACCCTGGCATCGCTGCCGAGTACGGCATCACTTCCATTCCGGCGGTCTACTTGTTCCAGGGTGGCGAGGTGAAGAGCACTGTCATCGGAGCCCGGCCCAAG
The window above is part of the Pseudarthrobacter sp. IC2-21 genome. Proteins encoded here:
- the murJ gene encoding murein biosynthesis integral membrane protein MurJ, whose product is MSASNPPSNSASRTGSTGPAAGPGVPAEPIVPAEPSVPAEPKVPAGASETRSSAIMAAGTLVSRFLGFGKTWMLGAALGLGSTVNDTFINANNLPNLIFLLVAGGVFNAVLVPQIIKASKAPDRGADYISRLLTLAVLLLLGLTALVTLAAPWVIELTTQGYSPQQQALAVSFAFWCLPQIFFYGLYALLTQVLNANGAFGPAMWAPILNNVVGIAGLGMFIWIFGQNAVNPHNLDTWTSTQTLLVAGFSTIGVIAQTAILLVPVFRLKLGLRPKFGWRGVGLGQAAKLSVWTLLTAAVGQLAFLYVMRIATIPGAERLRLKEAGDPAAQMLPGNAVLEVASQLYLLPHSIIALSLATVLFNRMTRASQDGNRNELRDALSHGLRTMAVATVFGALALFALAGPLGMFFSGGLRQDGVMLAQTLTILALSTPFMSANFMMSRVFYANEDARTPFYVQLLLAVVYVAGAFAIQFMPVGQIIYAIAILYMVGNILSVVISAYFLRRLLGHLDGPRIANSYIRMGYAALGSAVAGAGALWLMGSYSADGFAWSDRIAALVTLIVVGPIMLVVYVFLLKIFHVSELRDLLRPLLGRLGRGGTGPSDTTGGTPSSSASGSGSGSGSGAERPTPERATVSVDTGLIPRISGEFDATSFRAGPAPERQAPAARTAVSPEQGTEPSGEYLPAEDVPATARGGLLREEIPLPGRRTFQGQPGRNPHFRPRRPRKK
- a CDS encoding ABC transporter substrate-binding protein → MSHPIDVGSVLGGRYKVTATVLTSHDQDLVLDGVDQVLNRPVSILVAGPDNTEQVAQSAREVATGERPGSVQVLDLGVTEAATYLITNHTSAADLLDLVVASDAPYVEPFFTDTLGSEIFGQPRSHEPEPYDDEENVDAGYINYADTHPPQVDPYRSAPNVPPVVPARPPIRPATRPAAGAPRGAGPAAGSAGAAAAGAAGAAAGIAGGAAASRQQETAPQQVQPADQQPISGTGRGTGTGVVPRAGATGGQPDHRTGADKPKVSLWSEDDYSAEDQDTGQGDAVKPEPTKQSNRSAVAFPSLARKTAPAAAAVPPTDDSSDYYEDDEPEREPRSMRWLVGGLLAVVLIAGLVFALTNLGSLFNGGPQANPSPVATGTPAPDTGTPTPNASSSAPPAVPPAIENITRQGNFDFAATYDVDLVKAFDGNAASYWSDMEFATEAWGGLAPDGVPLFVKLKSPATVSSVTLTQLGASGGNLSVYTNDRPSLDGAKLVGTNSFTSTDLTMPLAEPVKAQYVIVSIKTLPRLAAPKTRYGYGIRLAEIKVQ
- the trxB gene encoding thioredoxin-disulfide reductase, whose protein sequence is MSNAENTASEVRDVIIVGSGPAGYTAAVYTARANLKPLLLAGSVTAGGELMNTTDVENYPGFPEGIMGPDLMENFEKQAARFGTEIQFEDVTALDLEGDIKTVTIGTGETFQARAIILSTGSAYRELGLPNEKRLSGHGVSWCATCDGFFFKGQDIAVIGGGDSAMEEALFLTKFAKSVTVVHRRDSLKASKIMADRALAHEKISFIWNSTVDDVVGQDKVTGLKIKNLQDGTVTDLAVTGVFVAIGNDPRTDLVKDTLKITAEGTIAVDGRSSRTSIPGVFAAGDVVDPTYRQAITASGSGCVAAIDVEHYLADLHA
- the trxA gene encoding thioredoxin, encoding MSNAKDVTDASFSTDVLSAEKPVIVDFWAEWCGPCRKLGPILDEISVEYSEKVDVVKVNVDDNPGIAAEYGITSIPAVYLFQGGEVKSTVIGARPKQYFEKEFADVLS